The following DNA comes from Nocardia sp. XZ_19_385.
ACGCAATAGTGCGTTCTCCGAGAAGCGAACCGACAGGTTGGAATTCGTGCACTTCAGAGCGATGAGATGGAAGAAAACTGGAACATGTTACAGACAAGCGGGCGACAAAACTGTAACGTGTTCCCATGCATTACGACAGCTTGTTCATCGGCGGCCGTTGGACCGCGCCAGCCAGTTCCGAGCGCCTCCAGGTCATCTCGCCGGCCACGGTCGAGCCGGTGGGCAGCGTCCCAGTGGTCGAACGCGCCGACGTCGACGCCGCGGTTGCCGCCGCCCGGCAGGCCTTCGATTCCGGGCCCTGGCCACAGACCCCACCGGAGGAGCGCGCACAGGTTCTCACCCGCGCCGCCCGCCTGATCGAGGAGCGATCGGCGGACCTGGTCGCCGCGCTCACCGCGGAAATGGGCGCCCCGCAGATGTTCGCTATGATGCTCAACCAGATTCCGGCGACCGCCGCCCTCGACACCTACGCCGGCCTGGCGAAGTCGTTCCCCTGGACCGAGACTCGCACCGGCATGTTCGGCACCACCCGGGTCTCGCGGGAGCCGCGCGGCGTCGTCGCGGCGGTCACCGCCTGGAATGTGCCGCTGTTCCTCGCCGTCAACAAGCTCGCCCCGGCGCTGCTCGCCGGCTGCACCGTGGTGCTCAAGCCCGCACCGCTGACTCCGTTGACCGCCAACATGATCGCCGACATCTTCACCGACGCCGGCCTGCCCGAGGGCGTGCTCTCGGTCCTGCCCGCCGAGGCCGAGGTGGCCGAGTACCTGGTCTCGCATCCGGACGTGGACAAGGTGACCTTCACCGGCAGCACCGCGGTCGGCCGCAAAATCGGAGCGATCGCCACCGGCCAACTCAAGACGGTCTCACTCGAGCTCGGCGGCAAGTCCGCAGCGATCATCCTGGAGGACGCGGATCTCGCCGCCGCCATTCCGCAGCTCGCCTTCTCCGGCCTGATGAACTCCGGTCAGGGCTGCGTCGCCCAGACCCGGATCCTGGCGCCGCGCAGCCGCTACGACGAGATCGTGAACGCGCTCGTCGAGCACGTGAAGACCATGAAGGCCGGCGACCCCACCGACCCGAGCGTGCAACTGGGCCCGTTGATTTCGGAGGCGCAGCGCGATCGCGTCGAGGGCTACATCGCCAAGGGCAAGGAAGAGGGCGCGCGCCTGGTGCTCGGCGGCGGCCGCCCCGAGGGCGTCGAGCGGGGCTGGTTCGTGGAGCCGACGATCTTCGCCGATGTGGACAACAAGTCCACCATCGCGCAGGAGGAGATCTTCGGACCGGTGCTGGCGGTGATTCCGTACGACACCGAGGAGGAGGCCATCGCGATCGCCAACGACTCGCAGTACGGCCTGGCCGGCTCGGTGTGGA
Coding sequences within:
- a CDS encoding aldehyde dehydrogenase, whose amino-acid sequence is MHYDSLFIGGRWTAPASSERLQVISPATVEPVGSVPVVERADVDAAVAAARQAFDSGPWPQTPPEERAQVLTRAARLIEERSADLVAALTAEMGAPQMFAMMLNQIPATAALDTYAGLAKSFPWTETRTGMFGTTRVSREPRGVVAAVTAWNVPLFLAVNKLAPALLAGCTVVLKPAPLTPLTANMIADIFTDAGLPEGVLSVLPAEAEVAEYLVSHPDVDKVTFTGSTAVGRKIGAIATGQLKTVSLELGGKSAAIILEDADLAAAIPQLAFSGLMNSGQGCVAQTRILAPRSRYDEIVNALVEHVKTMKAGDPTDPSVQLGPLISEAQRDRVEGYIAKGKEEGARLVLGGGRPEGVERGWFVEPTIFADVDNKSTIAQEEIFGPVLAVIPYDTEEEAIAIANDSQYGLAGSVWTTDIEHGAEIAAKVRTGTYAINWYAFDPGAPFGGYKNSGIGRENGPEGIDAFCEQKSLLMPLGWTG